Below is a window of Desmonostoc muscorum LEGE 12446 DNA.
GCGCCAGTTTCATCTCTTCCTGGCCGACAATTGCCGTAAAAGGAAACACCACGCGACGCGCACTTGCCGTAGATTGAGCAGTTGGACTCACTAAATTACCTAAAAATATTTTTCTGATTACAGTTCTTTATTGTGACACAGGTGGGGACTGGGGAATAGGGAGTGGGGAGATGAGGGAGATGAGGGGGATGAGGGAGATGAGGGAGCGGGAAGTAGGGAGTGGGGCAATACATTTCATAAAAATCCAAAACCCTCATGTAGAGACGCGATTTATCGCGTCTTCTTATCCCAATGCCCCATGCCCCATACCCCATGCCCCGCCCCAGATACATTGGGCACTAATGCCTACTTGCTACGTCAAGTTTCTTAACGTGCATAAGTTTGATTTAGTTTTTCTGGTGCAAAAGTTCCATACACAAGGAACCAACAACTACCAATCTGTCAATTTTTTAGTAAGTATAAATGCTTGTAATATATGACTAGTAGATTGAATCACAAAAGCAAGCAATGGCGTGTGTGGGTAGCTAATGCATCATTCAAACCTATGAAATCAACTTTTTTTGTTCAAGGTTGGCGACGAAAACTTAAATATATTTTCCCGCTCCTGATTTTAATATCGTTTGTTACGGTATTGTTGCTAGATAGCTTCACGCCTGCCGTTGCCCAGCTACCCCGTCAGGAAATTCGCGGGGTTTGGATGACCAACAATGATTTTGACACTCTGAAGAATCGTGCCAAAGTGCAAGATGCCATGAATCATCTGCGGCGGCTGAATTTCAACACAATCTATCCTGTAGTTTGGAATTCTGGCTATGTGATGTATCCTAGCGCCACGGCACAACGGGCAGGTATTCAACCTTTTGTGTATAGAGGTTCAGATGGACATGATATTCTCGCCGATCTCATTAACCAAGCCCATCGCAAGGGACTGCTAGCAATTCCCTGGTTTGAGTTTGGATTTATGGCTCCCCCAACATCGGAACTAGCACTGAATTATCCAGATTGGTTCACACAAAAGCGCGATGGTAGCCAAACTTCCATCAGCGCGGCTGGTGAGGTGATGTGGCTCAATCCCTTCCATCCACAAGTCCAACAATTCATCACCAATCTCGTGCTGGAAATTGTCACTCAATATGATGCCGATGGCATTCAGTTTGACGATCACATGAGTTTGCCCCGCGAATTTGGCTACGATAAATACACAGTTGCCCTGTACACCCAAGAAACCAAGAGCAATCCACCAGCCAATGCAGAAGATCCGGCATGGTTACAGTGGCGGGCAGATAAAATTACCGCCTTCATGGTAAAACTTAACCAAGCTGTGAAGCAGAGAAAACCCCAGGCGATTTTCTCCGTTGCCCCTAATTACTATGACTTTGCTTACAAGTTCCACCTGCAAGACTGGCTGAATTGGATGCGGAAAGATATTGTGGACGAGTTAATTGTGCAAATTTATCGTCCAAATCTGCAAAGTTTCATCGCCAATATTTCCCGCCCAGAAATTCAAGAAGCGCAACAAAAAATTCCTACTGGAGTTGGGATTATGACAGGGTTACGAAATAACCCAGTTCCGATGCAACAAATTAAGTCTCAGGTGCGAGCTGCCCAAGAACGGGGTTTGGGTGTAACCTTCTTTTATTATGAAAGTCTTTGGAATTCTGCTCCAGAAACTTTAAACGAGCGTCAAGCAGCATTTGAAAATCTTTTTCCATCTCCCGCACTCCGCGCCAGAGTTGAATAACTTTTTTAATGGGATGTTTAGTAGATTTCATCATTAATATCGTTTGGAAATAGTAACTGTAGTTGAGTTCGATAGATTTTGAAGAACCCCTCTCTAAACCTCTCCCCGTTGGCGTTAGCCTGCCGTTAGGCAAGCGGGGAGAG
It encodes the following:
- a CDS encoding glycoside hydrolase family 10 protein, coding for MKSTFFVQGWRRKLKYIFPLLILISFVTVLLLDSFTPAVAQLPRQEIRGVWMTNNDFDTLKNRAKVQDAMNHLRRLNFNTIYPVVWNSGYVMYPSATAQRAGIQPFVYRGSDGHDILADLINQAHRKGLLAIPWFEFGFMAPPTSELALNYPDWFTQKRDGSQTSISAAGEVMWLNPFHPQVQQFITNLVLEIVTQYDADGIQFDDHMSLPREFGYDKYTVALYTQETKSNPPANAEDPAWLQWRADKITAFMVKLNQAVKQRKPQAIFSVAPNYYDFAYKFHLQDWLNWMRKDIVDELIVQIYRPNLQSFIANISRPEIQEAQQKIPTGVGIMTGLRNNPVPMQQIKSQVRAAQERGLGVTFFYYESLWNSAPETLNERQAAFENLFPSPALRARVE